A DNA window from Scomber japonicus isolate fScoJap1 chromosome 14, fScoJap1.pri, whole genome shotgun sequence contains the following coding sequences:
- the slc3a1 gene encoding neutral and basic amino acid transport protein rBAT encodes MSFKKDTGTMELGECTRNPGFQDLEGDGSAADTISADPGEKQHRESTEVKLESEAAQEYTQIKPYAGMPKEVLLLYSSQARYRVPREILFWLIVACTLTLVALTITVIALSPRCLSWWQTSPLYQVYPRSFRDSNGDGIGDLKGIQEQLDHFQYLNIKSVWISPFYRSPMKDLGYDVEDFRDIDPVFGTMQDFDELLAEMHRLGMKLIMDFIPNHTSDKHRWFNQSRIRDPQYEDYYIWADCNSTAPKPNNWVSVFGNSSWTYDEVRGQCYLHQFLKEQPDLNFRNPNVRKEIIDIIRFWLGKGVDGFRMDAVKHILEAAHLRDEPQVDPNKPPESITSEWDLYHDYTTSQLGLHDLLRGWRAEMDSYSREPGRYRFMVTESYDYHEVDKTMMYYGTPQVKESDFPFNFYLLDLPQNTSGLWVQDLVHLWMGNMPTGQWPNWVVGNHDKPRIASSAGQTYIRVINMLLLTLPGTPTTYYGEELGMENINVTESEIQDPAGKYNASASRDPQRSPMQWSGDMNAGFNNNTNITWLPVHPDYRSVNVEAQKKDEGSVLSQYRFLSTLRQSELPLHRGWFCYIHADANVFSYLRELDGLDQAFLMVLNFGKESAITDLSSVHELPDQLKVLMSTNQVNNGKVFQKSRIMTEAGEGLVIQYSTDTRFNPNHPGQCYISEKACYLNVIDILYKC; translated from the exons atgagttttaaaaaagataCCGGTACCATGGAGCTGGGGGAGTGCACCCGAAACCCGGGCTTTCAGGACCTGGAAGGCGACGGGTCAGCGGCGGACACCATCAGCGCCGACCCCGGGGAGAAGCAGCACCGTGAGTCCACTGAGGTGAAGCTGGAGTCGGAGGCGGCCCAGGAGTACACCCAGATCAAACCCTATGCCGGGATGCCTAAAGAGGTCCTGCTGCTGTACTCCTCCCAGGCCCGGTACCGGGTGCCCCGTGAGATCTTGTTCTGGCTGATTGTGGCCTGCACACTGACGCTGGTGGCTCTCACCATCACGGTGATCGCGCTGTCACCCCGCTGCCTGAGCTGGTGGCAGACCTCCCCGCTTTACCAAGTCTACCCTCGGTCCTTCAGAGACTCAAACGGAGATGGGATCGGAGACCTTAAAG GTATTCAGGAGCAGCTGGATCATTTCCAGTACCTGAACATCAAGTCAGTTTGGATCAGTCCTTTCTACCGATCCCCCATGAAGGACCTCGGCTATGATGTGGAAGATTTCCGGGACATTGACCCTGTTTTTGGAACCATGCAGGACTTTGATGAACTCCTTGCTGAGATGCACAGATTAG GTATGAAGCTCATCATGGATTTTATCCCCAATCACACCAGTGACAAACACCGCTGGTTTAACCAGAGCCGCATTAGAGATCCACAGTATGAGGATTACTACATCTGGGCTGACTGTAATTCAACTGCACCAAAGCCTAATAACTGG GTGAGCGTGTTTGGGAACTCGTCATGGACTTATGATGAAGTTAGAGGACAGTGCTACCTTCACCAGTTCCTCAAGGAGCAACCAGACCTGAACTTCAGAAACCCAAATGTCCGCAAAGAGATTATT GATATCATTCGATTCTGGCTGGGGAAGGGAGTGGATGGTTTCCGAATGGATGCAGTGAAGCACATCCTGGAGGCTGCACACTTGAGGGATGAACCACAGGTGGACCCAAACAAACCGCCA GAGTCTATAACTTCAGAGTGGGACCTCTACCATGACTACACCACCAGTCAGTTGGGCTTGCATGACCTGCTGAGAGGCTGGAGGGCTGAGATGGACAGCTATAGCCGTGAGCCTGGCAGATACAG GTTCATGGTAACAGAGTCATATGATTATCACGAAGTAGACAAGACAATGATGTACTACGGGACTCCACAGGTTAAAGAAAGTGACTTCCCCTTTAACTTCTACCTGCTGGATCTGCCTCAGAACACCAGCGGCTTGTGGGTGCAAGATCTGGTCCACCTCTGGATGGGCAACATGCCCACAGGACAATGGCCCAACTGGGTG GTAGGGAACCATGACAAGCCTCGGATTGCCTCCAGTGCTGGTCAGACCTACATTCGTGTCATCAACATGCTGTTGCTGACCCTTCCTGGTACGCCCACCACGTACTATGGTGAGGAACTTGGCATGGAGAACATCAATGTTACAGAGAGTGAGATTCAAGACCCTGCTGGCAAATACAATGCG AGTGCCAGTCGGGATCCTCAGCGGTCTCCAATGCAGTGGAGTGGTGACATGAATGCAGGtttcaacaacaacaccaacatcACCTGGTTGCCTGTACACCCTGACTACAGAAGCGTCAATGTGGAG GCCCAGAAGAAAGATGAAGGCTCTGTTTTGTCTCAGTACCGGTTTCTGAGCACCTTGCGTCAGTCAGAGCTCCCTCTTCACCGCGGATGGTTCTGTTACATCCACGCTGATGCCAATGTCTTCTCTTACCTCAGAGAACTGGACGGGCTTGACCAAGCTTTCCTCATGGTGCTTAACTTTGGCAAAGAATCAGCCATCACAGATCTCTCCTCTGTTCATGAGTTACCTGACCAGCTGAAGGTGCTG
- the ppm1ba gene encoding protein phosphatase 1B: MGAFLDKPKTEKHNSHGEGKGLRYGLSSMQGWRVEMEDAHTAVLGLPAPGMTDWSFFAVYDGHAGSRVANYCSKHLLEHIIGASLGAGGMQGSQAGSDSTTSDTPTQIPPPVEAVKSGIRTGFLRIDEHMRSFSDLRNGMDRSGSTAVGILLSPEHFFFINCGDSRGVLYRNSHVCFSTLDHKPCNPRERERIHNAGGSVMIQRVNGSLAVSRALGDYDYKCVDGKGPTEQLVSPEPEVFEMVRAPEQDQFVILACDGIWDVMSNEELCEFVKSRLEVSDDLERVCNEVVDTCLHKGSRDNMSIVLVCLPNAPKVSEEAVRKDAELNKYLESRVEEMLSRPGEDGYPDLVTVLRNLSTDSGMPTLPPGGGLASKRSVIEAVYNRLNPYREEDGSGAELECHW; encoded by the exons ATGGGTGCGTTCCTGGACAAGCCCAAAACAGAGAAGCATAACTCACATGGTGAGGGGAAGGGCCTCCGCTATGGGCTGAGCTCCATGCAGGGCTGGCGGGTGGAGATGGAGGATGCTCACACAGCTGTGTTGGGACTTCCTGCTCCCGGTATGACTGACTGGTCCTTTTTCGCTGTCTATGACGGTCACGCTGGCTCTCGGGTTGCCAACTACTGCTCTAAGCATCTTCTGGAACACATAATCGGGGCTAGCTTAGGGGCCGGAGGAATGCAAGGCTCCCAGGCTGGTTCAGACAGCACTACCAGTGACACCCCGACACAGATCCCTCCCCCAGTGGAGGCTGTGAAATCCGGGATCCGGACAGGCTTCCTGAGGATCGACGAACACATGCGCAGCTTCTCTGACCTGCGAAACGGCATGGATCGCAGTGGATCCACAGCAGTGGGGATCCTCCTGTCCCCCgaacatttctttttcattaactGTGGTGATTCTCGAGGCGTTCTCTACCGAAATTCACACGTGTGCTTCTCCACGCTTGACCACAAGCCTTGCAACCCACGTGAGAGAGAGCGCATCCATAATGCTGGTGGCTCAGTGATGATCCAGAGGGTGAACGGGTCACTGGCTGTATCGAGGGCCTTGGGGGACTACGATTATAAGTGTGTGGATGGCAAGGGCCCCACCGAGCAGCTGGTTAGCCCTGAACCGGAAGTGTTTGAGATGGTTCGGGCCCCTGAGCAGGATCAGTTTGTGATCCTGGCATGCGATGGTATCTGGGATGTCATGTCCAACGAGGAGCTGTGCGAGTTTGTGAAATCTAGGCTTGAGGTGTCTGATGACCTAGAAAGAGTCTGCAATGAAGTGGTGGACACCTGCCTGCACAAG GGGAGTCGGGATAACATGAGtattgtgttagtgtgtttgcCGAACGCTCCCAAAGTGTCAGAGGAAGCTGTGAGGAAAGATGCTGAGCTCAACAAATACCTGGAGTCTCGAGTGGAAG AGATGCTGTCTCGGCCAGGGGAGGACGGGTATCCAGACCTGGTTACAGTGCTGAGGAACCTGTCCACTGACAGCGGCATGCCTACTTTGCCACCAGGGGGAGGCCTTGCCAGCAA ACGCAGTGTTATTGAAGCAGTATACAACCGTCTGAACCCATACAGGGAAGAAGACGGG AGCGGAGCTGAGTTGGAGTGCCACTGGTAG